The window ctcctcctcactctccaacccaaccgatACCCGGACCTGCTCTGGGTTCGCCCCAAAAGTCTTGAGGTACTCCGCCGCCTCTGGCTCAACGCCCCAGATTGCATCGTTGAAGGGGAAGGCAAGAGTGAGGTGGGCACCGAGGTGAGGACCCTGGTATACGGACAGGTTATCGTAGAATGTCTTTGCCAGGTCGAGGGATTCGAAATCGACGGCCAAAAGGCAGCCGTACCCCGGGTTAGGGAACTCGGGAGTTGGCGCGCGCATTACGGCGTCGTAGTTGGGCTTTGTGTCTAGGAAGGGGGGATAGAAAACTGCTTTtacgggggaggaggggtccTGGGCTTCCGAGTTGAGGTAGGTGGCTAGGGATAGGGCGTTGGAGTTTAGGGTTGCTGAGCGGGCGAGGTAGGAttgggagttggagaggaggagggaggcgtcGGGGTGGAAGTACTCGTTGCGGAAGGTggttgtgaggaggggggagagggagggggagaggggggtggacggggggaggaggagggagccgCCCATGCACTGTGGAAGATGTTAGTAAAGGGGGATAGGgatggtggaaaagggggagacGTACGTTGGCGTATCCGGAGAGGGACTTGGTTATGGAGGTTACGATGACGTCGGCGACGGGGAGGACGTCGATATTGGCGAAGGAGCCGATTGTGTCGTCTATGATGATAGGGAAGTCGTATTTATCGGCCTAGCACATATTTGTCAGTTCAGTGGTTTTGCCCACAAGAAAATGGGGGTTGGATCTGTCTGGACGACGTACCAGTTTCCTCAACCTAAGCAAATCAACCGAGACCAGAATCGGATTAGAAGGGAACTCGGCAAAGCAATACGCCGgcctcccccctttttgtttctccccctccagatACTTTTCCAATTCGTCAAACAGATTCGACTTTGCGTCACAGCTCCCAAAGTGCTTCATCCCGTTGGGTGACTCCTCGAAGAGGTGGTAGCTGTTGTGGAACACACTCCCCAAAACGACAATCTCCCCTTCTGGACGAAGGGTGATAAGCGCGTTGTGCAACCTCCACACGGCGGCCATGCCAGTAGGGTAAAGGAAGACATTCTCCGGTGACAATAAATTCGCTTTCTCCTTGTCGAGCGGAGAGCGTTGAGCTAGCTCGACGATGCGAGACTTGAGGCCGGTGTGGGCTTCGGTCAGGGGGAGATAGGTTGGTtcggggatgttggggagggagacaTCGTCCGCGCCGGTGGCGGTAAATGGGAGGATGGCAAGGGAGTCAAGGTGGGCAAGGCAGGCGGCGGCTAGGCGGGAGGAGATGCCGCAGCCATAGTTTTGCCATGTGCCTACTACCCCCGGGGCGTGCTTTTGGGGGAAGGCGGTGATATACAGCCTGACTTTGTCCTCGGAAGAAATGGGGATTTCGACTACGCGGAACCAGAGGTCGGATGGGGGGACGAGGTGCTCCGGTTTGCGCCATTTGCCGTCGGAGGAGTAGCgttgggcggtggtgaaggagtcggggtggacgaagatgatgaggccGTAGGTttctgggagggagagggcttTGTGGAGGGCGGTTGAgagctggtggtgaagtTAGACTATGGGTGAGTGAacaaggggaaaggggaacgCTTACCTGACGCACTTCACACCATGGGCCGAAACGGGGGTAGATGGAGCTGAGTTTAGACAAGAGGTTTGGGTCACCTCTGCGGAGGGCTTTGGCTGTCTCCCAGCCGGGAATGTGAAAGGTGATGTTGTGAGGCTGCTCTGGTGGGAGAGAGTGCCCGAGTTCTGTGGTGATGACTTTGACGGGCATTTTGCTGACTTAGGTAATTTGACTTTCTCTTCTGGCGTGAGACTCACTCAGGTGTAAGCGAGAGTGAGATTACAGGTGAGTGTGAGTGATTATGGAATGTGCTTATTCACGCACCATATGCCGAAAAGAGCAACAGTCACCAGTGAAACTTGAAAGATGAGATGGAATTCAAGACATCTCTAAATTTATAAGTCATGTCCGACTTCGCATACACCCCATGAAATACCCCAGATTCGGCAGACAACCCTGGCCCAAGGGGCTGGAACCGCCGTAACGGCTCGAGAACGGGTTAGTCACAAAGCACGACATCGGGGATGGCGGTTTTTGTTGTCTACAACTTGGCGGAGTATCCCGCCCACATTCTTTGATACGATGGCTCAAAATCCCGCGCCGACTTCA is drawn from Podospora pseudocomata strain CBS 415.72m chromosome 1 map unlocalized CBS415.72m_1, whole genome shotgun sequence and contains these coding sequences:
- a CDS encoding uncharacterized protein (EggNog:ENOG503NZPG; COG:E) — encoded protein: MPVKVITTELGHSLPPEQPHNITFHIPGWETAKALRRGDPNLLSKLSSIYPRFGPWCEVRQLSTALHKALSLPETYGLIIFVHPDSFTTAQRYSSDGKWRKPEHLVPPSDLWFRVVEIPISSEDKVRLYITAFPQKHAPGVVGTWQNYGCGISSRLAAACLAHLDSLAILPFTATGADDVSLPNIPEPTYLPLTEAHTGLKSRIVELAQRSPLDKEKANLLSPENVFLYPTGMAAVWRLHNALITLRPEGEIVVLGSVFHNSYHLFEESPNGMKHFGSCDAKSNLFDELEKYLEGEKQKGGRPAYCFAEFPSNPILVSVDLLRLRKLADKYDFPIIIDDTIGSFANIDVLPVADVIVTSITKSLSGYANCMGGSLLLPPSTPLSPSLSPLLTTTFRNEYFHPDASLLLSNSQSYLARSATLNSNALSLATYLNSEAQDPSSPVKAVFYPPFLDTKPNYDAVMRAPTPEFPNPGYGCLLAVDFESLDLAKTFYDNLSVYQGPHLGAHLTLAFPFNDAIWGVEPEAAEYLKTFGANPEQVRVSVGLESEEELIDTFKYAVEKAKGEKKRLTSQN